The genomic segment GAAACATCTTCCCGCCTAAGGGAACGATTTTGCCGGTCTCGTCGTTGCGGAACAACAGCGAGGAGTTCGTCTTGAAGACCGATTCCAAGGGCGGCAGGACCCGGTGGGCGATTTCGTCCAAGCTCAGCACTTCGAAGGAGGTGCGCAGAACTTCCCCTACCAACCCTTCTTTGGCGCTTTGCGAAAGCAAGAGTCCCTCTTTCCCCTGGGCGATTCCTATAAAATTGTATTTTCTGGAAATAAAAAGACAATAAGAAATTCCATTTCAGGGAACTTGAAATTCAACGGCGTCGCCGGCTTGAATGCCTAGCTCGGCGCTTCGCCCGCCGTTGATCTCCAACACATAGCGATAAGGGCCCTCGGGCGCGCGCGGGCTGGTCGTTTGCGGCGTCGCCCGCTCGACGATCGAGACGATCTTCTTGTCGGCGCCGATGAAGATGATGTCGAGCGGAATCAAGGTGTTCTTCATCCAGAAAGGGCCCTCGGTGTCTTGGGGAAAGATGAAGAGCATGCCCCTATCCTTGGCCAGCTCTTGGCGCCACATCAGGCCTTGGCTCCGCTCGGTCGGATCGTCAGCCAGCTCGGCTTGGAATTCGCGGCGCAAGGCGCCGTCGCTGCCGAAAACCTTGACCGCCAGCAAATCCTGGCCGCCGCTCCCGCCGCCGCAGGAAACGAAGAACAGGCACAGCAGGGCTAATTTGAGGCTTCGCATCAAGGCTCTCCTTCCATCAATTCGAGCAGGCTCTTGTCGACCTCTTGGGTCTTCTTCCGGCCTCGAACCCCGCTCTTGGGGCTGGGCTTGGATTCGGCGCCCGGCGGCAGCGGCCCGGCCATTCGCATCCCTTGGCGGCTGCGCGCCTCCATGGCCTTCACTTCCTTCTGGCGGTCGGCCAGCTTGTCGAGCTTCTTCTCGATGACCCGGGGATTGGGGTAAGTGTAGCGGATCTGACGGTAAATTTTCAGGGCTTTGTCGATCTGGCCCTGCTCTTCATGGGCGTTGGCGGCGGTGAACAGCATTTCGGTCTGGAGCGGGCTGTCAGGGTACTTCTCGGCCGCCACCTCCAGGACCTGGACCGCCTGCTTCGCGGCTCCTTCCATGAAGAAGAGATTGCCGATCTGAAAGAGGACCTGGTCGGCGATCGGAGTGTCGGGGTTTTGATCGATGATCGCCATCAGCGAGCGCCGGGCCGGCTCGAACTTCTTCAGCTTGGCGGCCATCATCGCCACCTTGAAGCGGAAGCCGTCGAGATCCTCGGAATCGGGGAAGTTGTCGATGAGCCCCTGGTAGGCCAGGAGCGCCTTCTCGAAAGCCTCGTTCTTCTCGTGCATCTCGGCGGCGTGCTCGAAGGCCAGCCGGGCCTGCTCGGTCTTGGAAAAACGGGTGGTGAGCATGTCGTAGGCCTTGGCGGCCTTTTCCGAATTGGCCAGCGAGAAATTGTAAATGTCGCCGATGATGAGGAGGATCTCGGGCACCCGGGCGTGGTCCGGATAGAGCCGCAAGGCTTTGAGGTAGAGCTCGATCGATTGCTCGAAATCCTTGTTTTGGAGGGCGTCGGAAGCTCGGACGGTATAGGATTCGAAGGGCCGCTTGCGCGGGACGAGGTAGAATCCGGCGCCGATTGCCGCCAGCACCAAGAGGAGGATGAAGACCCTAAGTCTGGACATCCCCTTCGTCCTCGCCCTCGGCTTCGGCGAGCTTGGCCACCGCGCTGACCTCTTCGCCGGGCTCGAGGTTGATCAGCCGGACGCCCTGGGTGTTGCGTCCGATCACCGAGATGGTGTTGACCGGCGTGCGGATGATCTTGCCCTTGGTCGTGATGACCATGATCTCGTCGCTGTCGTTGACTTGCTTGACCGTCACCACCCGGCCGGTTTTTTCGGTGACTTTCATCGTGATGATGCCGACGCCGCCCCGGCCCTGCACCCGATACTCCTCGGTCGTAGTGCGCTTGCCCAAGCCGTTGGCCGAGACGGTCAGGATGGCGGCGCCCTCGTTGACCACCGACATGCCGACGACGTGGTCGCCTTCTTCCAGCTTGATGCCGCGGACGCCGTAAGCGGTGCGGCCCATCTCCCGGACCTCTTCGCCGGCGAAGCGGATGGTCATGCCCTCGGCGGTGCCGATGAAGATGTCCTTGTTGCCCTCGCTGAGCGAGGCCTCGATCAACTCATCGCCCTCGTCGATGCCCAGGGCGATGATGCCGCCGGCCCGGGGATTGCTGAAGGCCATCAGGTCGGTCTTCTTGACGGTGCCGTTGCGGGTGCACATGACGACGCCGCAGCCTTCCTTGAACTCGCGGACCGGCAGGATGGCCGCCACGCTCTCGTCCTGGGCCAGGTTGAGCAGGTTGACGATGGCCTTGCCCTTGGTGGCCCGGCCGGCCTGGGGAATTTCATGGACCTTCAGCCAATAGACCTTGCCCTTGGAGCTGAAGACCAGGACATAGCTGTGGGTCGAGGCGACGAAGAGGTCTTCGACGAAGTCCTCGTCGCGGGTGACCATGCCGGTCTTGCCCCGGCCGCCGCGGCGCTGGGCCCGGTAAAGGCTGATCGGGTTGCGCTTGATGTAACCGTTGTGGCTGACCGTGACGACCATGTCCTCTTCCTGGATCAGGTCCTCGACGCTGATGTCTTGGGCGGTGGCGATGATCTCGGTCCGGCGGGCGTCGCCGTATTTCTCGCGGATCTCCTTCAGCTCATCGGCGACGATCTTGTAGACCAGCTTCTCGCTGGCCAGGATCTCCTTGAGCCGGCGGATCAGGTCTTGGATGTCTTGGAATTCCTGGATGATCTTGTCGCGCTCCAGGCCGGTCAGCCTTTGCAGGCGGAGATCGAGGATGGCCTGGGACTGGATCTCGCTCAGGCCGAAGCGCTCCATCAAGGCTTGCTTGGCTTCGGGCGGGGTCTTGGACTTCTTGATCAGGGCCACGACCTCGTCGATGTTCTCGACCGCGATCTTGAGGCCTTCGAGGATATGGGCCCGCTCCTCGGCCTTGCGCAGCTCGAAGACCGTCCGGCGGGTCACCACTTCCTTGCGGTGGTCGAGGAAGAGCTGGAGCATCTCGCGGAGGCTCAGGATCCGGGGCTGGCCCTGGACGATCGAGAGCAGGATGACACCGAAGCTGCTCTGCATCGGGGTGTGCTTGTAGAGCTGATTGAGGATGACGCCGGCGACGGTGCCGCGCTTCAGCTCGATCACGATCCGCATGCCTTCGCGGTCCGATTCGTCGCGGAGGTCGCCGATGCCTTCGATCTTGCCGTCGCGGACCAGGACCGCGATCTGCTCGATCAGCTTGGCCTTGTTGACCTGGAAGGGAAGCTCCGAGACGATGATCGCTTCCTTGTCGCCCTTGGCGACCTTCTCGATGGCCGCCCGGGCCCGCATTTGGATCAAGCCGCGGCCGCTGTCGTAGGCTTGGCGGATTCCGTCGCGACCGTAGATGAAAGCGCCGGTCGGAAAATCGGGACCGCTGATCAGGCCGTAGAGCTCCTCGGTCTTGACCTCGGGCCGCTCGATCATGAGCAGCAGCGCGTCGATCACCTCCTTGAGGTTATGGGGCGGAATCTTGGTCGCCATGCCGACGGCGATGCCGTCGGAGCCGTTGATCAAAAGGTTGGGAATCCGGGTCGGCAGGACCAGCGGCTCTTCGGTCGAGTTGTCGAAGTTGGGCCCGAAGTCGACCGTCTCCTTGTCGATGTCGGCCAGCAGCTCCTCGGCGATCGCCATCAAGCGGGCCTCGGTGTAGCGGTAGGCCGCGGCGCCGTCGCCGTCGATCGAGCCGAAATTGCCTTGGCCGTCGATCAGGGGATAGCGCATGTTCCAGGGCTGGGTCATTCGGACCAGCGAGTCGTAAACCGCGCTGTCGCCATGGGGATGGTATTTCTTGAGAACCTCGCCGACCACGCCGGCGCACTTGCTGAAGCGCTTGTTGCTGAGCAGGCCTTCCCGGAACATCGCGTAGAGGATGCGGCGATGGACCGGCTTGAGGCCGTCGCGGACGTCGGGCAGGGCCCGGCCGATGATGACGCTCATCGAGTAGTCGAGATAAGCGTCCTTCATTTCGTCTTCGATATTGATCGGGAGGATTTCGGCGGATCGCACCATGGAAAGCTTCTATCGGCTGATCGCCGCGATGTCAATCGCGGCTCCCATCGCCGATCGGCCCGATTTTTCGATGATTTTTTTGCGGAGAAAGCGCATTTGACGTTGACATCGGACGGTTGAGGCCTAAGATAGAATCCGCCGCTGAGCCGCGAGGAGCTTCGCTCAGCGGGTCGACCGAGGGAAAGCGGATTCGTACAGAACTTCCGATTGCTTAATAACGAACAGACTCCATGTCGGCAGTAAATGTTGTTTCGAAGAGATGACGCCTGCTGGTTATTAACAATCCCTACTCACACTCTACGGAGGTTCTATGACGAAAGCCGAACTGATCAATATGGTGGCCAAAGAGGCCCGCATCTCCAAGGCCAGCGCCGAAAAGGCCATCAACTCGCTGACCAACAACGTCGCGAAGTGCCTGAAACGCAAAGACAAGATCACACTGACCGGATTTGGCACCTTCATGGTGGCCAAGCGCCGCGCCCGCACCGGCCGCAATCCCCAGACCGGCGCCCCGATCAACATCAAGGCTTCCAGCGTGCCGCGCTTCAAGGCCGGCAAGATGCTGAAGAGCCTAGTTCGCTAGCTTATCCGCAAACGAGAGTCATTCTGAGGACCCGAAGGGGCCGAAGAATCTAAGACCGACCAAGGCAGTCGCAGGTCCTTCGCTTCGCTCAGGATGACGGTTTTTTTGGGAAGACCCTCCGCCCAGGAGGGTTTTTCTTTTTAATGGGTCAGGTGGAGGACCTTGGCGCCGACCAGGCCGCCGATGTTCATGCCGGCCGACAAGCTGGCCAAGTGGGCCAAAGCCTGAAAGCGATTTTCGGGGCCGGCGTCGAAAATTTTTTGATTCGCCACCATGGCCACGCCGAGGCTGGTCGCGCCCAGCAATTGGCGAAAAGTGAAGATTTCCAATTCCTTCCATAAGGCGTTTCGGGGCTGACTTTCGACCATCATTGCCCGCACGCTATAGGAGGTGGAGAGATTGCTGGCCAGCCGCCAAGCGCTGAGATTGACGCCGTACATGGCGGTGTCCCGGGCCAAGGAGCTGGCGTCCCAAGCCACCCGCTGTCCGAATGCGCTGCGCACCGCTCGGTCGCTCAAGGCCGCGCCGAAGGAGCCGGCGGCCAAGCCGATGGCTTTGGCCTTCATCCGCATCATTGCGCCTTCGAAAGTCCCCGGTCCAATGCCCCGCGCCATCAAGCCCTGGGCCATCGATCGGCCGGTGGAATATTTGGCGAACTTATAAAAACCCGAGGCCATGGTGGCGCCGGCGAAGGTGCCGAGCAGGTTCCGGTAATCGCCCACCTCCCGCCCAGCGTGGCGCAGGAAAACCTCGGCATTTTGACCAAAGCTGCCTTCGCCCTGGAGAGCTTTGCGCTGCTTGCGGGCCTGGCTGATCAAAGGCTGGAGGCCGGAGGCGACTTCGATGCGGTGATAGATTCCCAATGCCGTCAATTCGGTGGTCGGCTCTTGGGCGAGGCGCCCGGCCAAGCGGAGCAAGCCGGCGAAAAAAAGCTCGGGCTCCCGCTCCTTTTCGAGCGAGACCAACTCCGCCAATATCGCGTTGCCAAAACGACCGCGGAGTTGTTGGGAAAGCGCGGGCGGAAGGCCCTCGACG from the bacterium genome contains:
- a CDS encoding DUF192 domain-containing protein, yielding MRSLKLALLCLFFVSCGGGSGGQDLLAVKVFGSDGALRREFQAELADDPTERSQGLMWRQELAKDRGMLFIFPQDTEGPFWMKNTLIPLDIIFIGADKKIVSIVERATPQTTSPRAPEGPYRYVLEINGGRSAELGIQAGDAVEFQVP
- a CDS encoding tetratricopeptide repeat protein — translated: MSRLRVFILLLVLAAIGAGFYLVPRKRPFESYTVRASDALQNKDFEQSIELYLKALRLYPDHARVPEILLIIGDIYNFSLANSEKAAKAYDMLTTRFSKTEQARLAFEHAAEMHEKNEAFEKALLAYQGLIDNFPDSEDLDGFRFKVAMMAAKLKKFEPARRSLMAIIDQNPDTPIADQVLFQIGNLFFMEGAAKQAVQVLEVAAEKYPDSPLQTEMLFTAANAHEEQGQIDKALKIYRQIRYTYPNPRVIEKKLDKLADRQKEVKAMEARSRQGMRMAGPLPPGAESKPSPKSGVRGRKKTQEVDKSLLELMEGEP
- the gyrA gene encoding DNA gyrase subunit A, producing MVRSAEILPINIEDEMKDAYLDYSMSVIIGRALPDVRDGLKPVHRRILYAMFREGLLSNKRFSKCAGVVGEVLKKYHPHGDSAVYDSLVRMTQPWNMRYPLIDGQGNFGSIDGDGAAAYRYTEARLMAIAEELLADIDKETVDFGPNFDNSTEEPLVLPTRIPNLLINGSDGIAVGMATKIPPHNLKEVIDALLLMIERPEVKTEELYGLISGPDFPTGAFIYGRDGIRQAYDSGRGLIQMRARAAIEKVAKGDKEAIIVSELPFQVNKAKLIEQIAVLVRDGKIEGIGDLRDESDREGMRIVIELKRGTVAGVILNQLYKHTPMQSSFGVILLSIVQGQPRILSLREMLQLFLDHRKEVVTRRTVFELRKAEERAHILEGLKIAVENIDEVVALIKKSKTPPEAKQALMERFGLSEIQSQAILDLRLQRLTGLERDKIIQEFQDIQDLIRRLKEILASEKLVYKIVADELKEIREKYGDARRTEIIATAQDISVEDLIQEEDMVVTVSHNGYIKRNPISLYRAQRRGGRGKTGMVTRDEDFVEDLFVASTHSYVLVFSSKGKVYWLKVHEIPQAGRATKGKAIVNLLNLAQDESVAAILPVREFKEGCGVVMCTRNGTVKKTDLMAFSNPRAGGIIALGIDEGDELIEASLSEGNKDIFIGTAEGMTIRFAGEEVREMGRTAYGVRGIKLEEGDHVVGMSVVNEGAAILTVSANGLGKRTTTEEYRVQGRGGVGIITMKVTEKTGRVVTVKQVNDSDEIMVITTKGKIIRTPVNTISVIGRNTQGVRLINLEPGEEVSAVAKLAEAEGEDEGDVQT
- a CDS encoding HU family DNA-binding protein; protein product: MTKAELINMVAKEARISKASAEKAINSLTNNVAKCLKRKDKITLTGFGTFMVAKRRARTGRNPQTGAPINIKASSVPRFKAGKMLKSLVR